In Nicotiana tabacum cultivar K326 chromosome 19, ASM71507v2, whole genome shotgun sequence, one DNA window encodes the following:
- the LOC107772749 gene encoding PITH domain-containing protein At3g04780, translating to MSAESASAIPKGQVDLLDFIDWSGVECLNQNSSHSISNALKQGYREDEGLNLESDADEQLLIYIPFNQVIKLHSFVIKGPEEEGPKTVKLFSNKEHMGFSNVSDYPPSDTAVLSEDNLKGKPVILKYVKFQNVRSVTIFIEDNQSDSELTRVQKIVLYGTTVETTDMKGLKKIEDH from the exons ATGTCTGCCGAATCTGCTTCTGCAATTCCCAAAGGCCAA GTTGATTTGTTGGACTTCATTGACTGGTCTGGGGTTGAATGCCTTAACCAAAACAGCAGCCACTCTATCTCCAATGCCCTCAAACAG GGTTACAGAGAAGATGAGGGCTTGAACCTAGAGAGTGATGCAGATGAGCAGCTATTGATTTACATACCTTTTAATCAAGTTATCAAACTGCATTCTTTTGTTATCAAAGGACCTGAGGAAGAAG GTCCTAAAACTGTGAAGCTGTTTTCTAACAAGGAGCACATGGGATTTAG TAATGTCAGTGATTACCCTCCGAGTGATACAGCAGTTTTATCTGAAGATAATCTCAAG GGAAAACCAGTTATCTTGAAGTATGTTAAATTTCAAAATGTTCGCAG TGTGACCATTTTTATTGAGGAcaatcaatctgattctgaactTACAAGAGTTCAAAAAATTGTCCTGTATGGAACAAC GGTGGAGACGACTGATATGAAAGGTTTAAAGAAGATTGAGGACCATTGA